Below is a genomic region from Streptomyces ferrugineus.
AAGAGGACGGCGGCACCTGGTCCTTGGGCCGCGGACACCTGTCGGTGCAGGCGTCGGCGGCTCCGCAGCCGTTGCTTCGCAGCTTGGCCCGCTGCTCCTCGGTCGCCGGCTGCCACGGCTTCCGCAGTTCCTTCGGTCCCGGCCTGGGAAGCCCGAGCGCGGCGCTCAGCAGGTGCGCGCCGAACAGGGGCGGGACTGCGTTGCCCACCTGCTGGGCCTGCGCCGTACCGGACCACGGATAGTCCGGCGGGAAACTCTGCAGCATCCCTGCCTCATTCATGCTGAACCGTGCACCCTCGTAGACGATGCTCTCGGTGAGGTGTTGAAAGACCACGAAGCGGCTGATTTTGCCGGTGACGGTGAAGGCGGGCTGCTGGTCGCCTCGCACGCCTCGTCGCCCGGGGTTGCTGGAGCTGCCGTAGTTGGAGCGAATCAGGAACGGAGTGCGGCGCCCCGGATGTGAGCCCACCGGGTTCGCGAGGACATCTCCCATCGACCTCCAGGGCAGCAGATCCTCGTCGCCTGTTTCCCGGTGCTCATCGGTCCCCGGTTCGGTACCGTCGTAGAGAGTCGGCTGATGGACCTGGCCCGCGGCTTGGTCATGTTCGGTCTTCCCGTTCCTTCGGTTCCATTCCTTGGCTTCGTAGGAATGGTGGGTCGGCGAGGGAAGCGAGGGCTCACCAAGCCCTTCACGCCGAGCGATCAGCACCGCGCGGGACCGCGTCTGCGGGACCCCGTAGGCCTCGGTGTCGAGGACGTCGACGACGACCTTGTACTTGGTCCCGTCGGGGAGCCCTGTCTCCTCCAGCACCTTGGCGTAGTGCTTCCATAGCTCCTCGACCTCGCGGACCTGTTCCAGGACGATGACGTCGTACGGGCGCTTCTCCCGGTTCGGGCTCCGGGTCGCCTGAATGGCATACCGGAGAGGCTCGAGGACCAGCGCGGTGCGTGGATCGCTGAGGCTCTTGAGGTCCTTGTCGATCTCCTCGTCGGGCTCCCCCGCCATCAGCCGTTCCATGTACTCCTTGACCCTGTCCAGGGCCTGGCGCCCGGCGCCGTGGCCGGCCACCGAGTACGTCTGGCACGGAGGGCCACCTGCGAGCACGTTGATCTCTGGCGGCAGCGACTCAAAGGCGTCTCTGCGTACCGCGCTCACGTCGGCGTGGAGGGTGTCCAGCCCCGCCGCGTACCGCGTGAGACACGCACTCTTGTCCCACTCGATGCCGATACTCGGGATGTCGAGCGCGTGCCCGGCGACGTCCAGCCCTCCGGGACCTGCGAAGAGGTCCAGGACGAAAGGCTTGTCGAGGATGGGCTGATGGGACGCCGTGCTGGTCATGTGGCGGAAGTCTAGCCGGCAACGGGGACTGCTGGATCCCCAACCAGCGCTTCGGCTATGGCTTGCCCCAGGGCCGCTCCGACGGGCGGCGGCGTCGCATGCCCGACCTGACGGTATCGAGCGGTCTTGCGTCCGGCGATCTCCCACGTTGCTGGAAAGCCCTGCAACAGCGCCGCCTGCTCAACTGTGATCTTCACCATGTTGTCTCTGCCGAGTTCGGGATCCCATACGAAGTCCGGGCCAGGGACGGTGTCACCCACGGTGTGTGCGTTGACACCCATGGTCGCCCACTTTCGTTTGGCTCCGGTCGGTCCCAGGTCGGCGCCCCCCCGGTTCTTCGAGCCTCCGACCAGTGTCGGAGCCGGCTGATCCGCTTGGGCGGCCCAGCGGGAAGCATCCGTCCATCCTCGTGACGCCATGGTGGGCCCCAACGCGATGCCAACCGTCATCGGCTCCTGAACGGTGGGTGTCGGCGGTCGGAATGCCGCGGCCCACCGCTGCTCGATGGCGACCAAGATGCCTTGCTTGCGGTTCTGCGGCACGCCGAAGTCGACGGCATTGACGACGAACCAACTGAACTCGTATCCCAGGTGGGCCAGTTCGGCCCGGGCGAAGTCACGGAACTCCTGATACTTGTCCGCGTGGGCGAGCCCGGGAACGTTCTCGATGAGCACCGCCCGGGGTCGGATCGCGTGGACGAGGTAGACGGTGGCTTCCAGCAGCCGGACCTCAATATCCGAATCCGCCCGCTTCACGGTCGCACTCGACTTCACCCGGGGCAGTCCCGCCGCGAGGAGGTCCACGTCATAGCTCTCGCGATGATCCTTCGGGTCGAAGCCCAACAGGTCGGTGTGGAGCACGTTCCAGTGCTGCCGATTGGTCCGCAGAGTCTGGACGGCGTCCTCGTCGTCGTCCAGCAGCAGGCGCGGCTCGAACCCCGCCCGCTCCAGCCCGAGGGCGAGCCCGCCCGCACCCGAGCACACGTCCACGAAGGTCAGGCCACTCATGCTTTCCTCCCTTTGGCCCGTTCCGCTCGACGCCGCTCCACGGCCGCCCCCACCCGTACGGCCACATCCTCGGGAGCCTCGTGCTCCCAGAACCGCAGCACCGTCCAGCCCTCGGCGATGAGGTGCTCTGTCGTCTCCCGGTCACGGGCCATGTTCCGGGCGAGCTTGTCACGCCACCACTGCGCGTTGGCCTTCGGCTGCGTCGCGTGCTGCGGGCATCCGTGCCAGAAACAGCCGTCGATCAGGACGGCCACCTTCGCCCCGGTGAACGCCACATCGATCCGGCGCCGCGCCATGCCCGGCACTGGATACTCCACGCGGTAACGCAAGCCCGCCGCATGGAGAAGGCGTCGCACAGCCAGCTCGGCCCTCGTGTCCTTGCTGAGTTGCCGCGACATGCGTGCTGAGACTTCGGGGGATGAGGGGACGGCACCAGGCACATGAACATTCTGCCAGCGTGGAGGTGCGCGCATGGCCCCCCCGTTTGCGCGGAAATCCACTCGCCTGCGATCAGGCGTTGCAGAGGGCCCTCCTCCATGGTGTTGCTATCGGGCCGCCCGCTTCTTGGCCAGTGTCGTGCTTCCGCGGGCCGCGTCAAGGGCGCTGCACTCCGCTGCGCTGCGTTCCGCGTCGGCTGCGCCGATGGCCCTCCGGGCCACCCTTGACCCGGCCCGCTCCAGCACGGGGAAGAAGCGAGCGGGCGGCCCGGAAAGGCGGGTGGCCCAGGTTGGGGGGCGGTGAGGTCGGGTGGGTGGCTGGCCGGGGTTGGGGGCGCGATCGCCCTGGGGGGCGCCGGGCCGGTTCGGCGGCTTGGTGTCGTGGTGGGTGTGCGCCGGCGCGGGATGGCGGCCTTCCGCTTGAGGCGGCGGCGAGGGCTGTCCTAGGTGTACCCGGTCATGACTTTGGTGACAGTCGGCTGATTGGTGGCTGGCCGCCGAGCGCGGTGTGTCGGCGGCCAGTGTTGTAGAACTGCAGCCAGGGTGCGAGTGCGTCGGCGCGTTCGGTGTTGCTGGCAAAGACCTGGTGGTAGGCCCATTCGGCCTGCAGGGTGCGGTTGAAGCGTTCGACCTTGCCGTTGGTCCATGGGCAGTGGGGCCGGGTGAACTTCTGCTGTGCGCCCAGGGTTTGGCAGGCGTCGCGGAAGGAGCCGGAGGTGCGGTAGTTGCGGGCGTTGTCGGTCATCACGCGCTCGATGCGGGCGATGCCGTGGCCGGCGAAGAACGCGGCCGCGCGGGTGAGGAACGCGGCGCAGGTGACGCCTTTCTCGTCGGCCAGGATTTCGGCGTAGGCCAGGCGGGAGTGGTCGTCCACGGCGGCGTGCACGTAGTCGTAGCCGATGCCGCGGCCGCGGACGTCCTCGCTGCGGCCGTGGGCGCGCCAGCCGCCGCCGTCGGGGATTTTGCCGAGCTTCTTCACGTCCACGTGGACCAGGCCGCCTGGCTGGTTGTACTCGTAGCGTGCGGCGCTTTTGCGCACCGCCCGGATGACCTGCCCGGTGAGCGGGTCGCAGGCTGCCAGGGGCGGCATGTGGTGGCGGCGCAGGATCCGGGTCACGGTCCGGGCCGGAACCCCGGTGGCCTCGCTGATCTGCTCGGGTCCCCGGCGCAGGCGTCGGCGGGCCTGAAGAACACGCTCCTCGACCTCGGCCGGCGTGCGTGTGGGGCAGGTGCGGGGGCGGCTGGAGCGATCGTGCAGCCCCGGCCAGCCCTCGACCCGATAGCGATTGACCCAGCGGTGAGCACACTGCCGGGAGACTCCCAGTTCCTTGGCGACGTGCGCGACCGGGCGCCGGTCGAAGACAACGCGACGCACCAGCAGGCATCTGCCGTGAAAGGTCAGCCGGGCATTAGCGTGGGCCACCAGGACCTCCGAGGTGAGTGAAGACGGCAATCTCCACTACGCCCGGAGGTCCCTCCATGATCAACAACCGGTAGCGGGCGTGTCACCAACCTCCCGGCCGAGTACACCTAGGGCGGGCGAGGACCTGCTGAGGCTTCTGATTGAGGCTGGTTCACCCTTTCGAGAACTGCATTGACCTGGCGTTATTACTCTACGTAAGTGATGATTGACGGTGTTGGGTCGTTCAGGATCGTCGCGAGTTCGGTGTGCTGTGCTGCTGGTTTGCGAGGGGGTGGGTGGTGTGTCTGGGGAGGGCGCCGTAGCGGGCGCAGGTGTGGTGTTGTGCGGGGCGTTGGATGAGTGGGTGGCGGGGATTCGGGAGCAGGGGCCGTCGGAGCGGACGGCCGGGCTGTTGGGTGGGCTCGACTGTGGGCAGCTCTCGGCGCGGGGGCAGTTTGATGCGCTGGTGGTGCTGGAGCAGCACTTGTCGTGGTTGCAGGCCAAGCAGGTTGAGGTGCTGGCTGCGATTGCCGCGCATACCGACACCCCGGAGGAGGTCATCCTGGCGGCGGGCGGAAGGCTGGACGATGTCTTCGCTGCTGACTGGGATACGGCCGTGGAGGAAGTCGCCTGTGCGTTGCGGCTGGCCAATCGGACTGCCGCTCGGCGGCTGGAGGCGGCCACCTTGCTCGCCGACCGGCACGAGATCACCACTGGGCTCCTTGGCGCTGGGCAGATCTCTTGCATCCAGGCGCAGACGCTTGCCGAGCAGCTGCGCGTCGTCGATGACAGCGTCGCTGCTCAGGTTGAGCAGGTCATGGCGGTGAAGATGCCCGGCCAGGCGGCCGGGCAGACCCGGGCCGCGTTGCGTCAGGAAGTCCAGCGGGCTGACCCCGACGGGGCCGAGCGGCGTCATCGACAGCGGGTGCGGGAACGCCGGATGCTTCGCCATCCCGACGACGACGGCATGGCCCTCTTTGGGGCCGTGCTGCCCGCCCAGCAGGCCGCGCTCATGGAGCAGGCTGTCGACCGGCGGGCACAGGGCTACGCCGACGACGGGCGAGGTTTGGAGCAGAAGCGGGGCGACGCGCTCTTCGACCTTGTTGTCAATCAGCCCGGGGCAGTGGGTGATTGGGGTACGGGCCCATTACCGCCTCGCAGGCTCGAACGCTCGCCTTCGCGTCGGTTGGCGGCGGTTGCTCACCGCTCTTGAGACCGGGCTGCTCATCAAGACCGACCTCACCACCTACCGGCCGACCGCCGAGACGGAGCAGCATGTGGTCGCCCGGGATCGGTACTGCGCCTTCCCGAGTTGCTGGATGCCTGCGTACCGGTGCGACCTCGACCACATCAGGCCGTTCCCGACGATCTGCAGCCGCTGTGCAGCCGTCATCATCGGCTCAAGACCACCATCCCGGCTGGAAGGTCACTCGGGATGCGCACACCGCGACCACCACCTGGACCGCGCCCACGAGGCCGAGTGGTCAGTTGCCGCCCCGGCTGACACCCCTCCCCTGGGGAGGGAGCCGGCTGTCGTCGCGGCCCCGTCGGCTACTGGGGCTCCGCCCCGTGGCAGTCGTCATACGCCCGCCCCGACCCACACCAACACCCCGCCCCCCGCTGCGGCGGCCAAGCCGCAGCCCGCCCGCGTGCCGCCAGCGTCGTCGCATACTGCGGTAGCAGTGCCGCGTCCGCCGGGGACGCGCCCTCCGAAGCGGCGAACGCCTCGTACGACGGCACCGTCCCCGTCACGATGCCGAGGTTCGGGGTGCCGGAGGAGGACAGTTCCCGTAGGGAGGCCTCTATCGTCGCCAGGTGCTCCTCGTGGGAGGGGTACTCGGTGGACAGGGACGGGTACGCCGTCACCAGCTCTGTCAGCTCGTCCGCCGTCCAGTGCAGGACGGCCACCGGGAACGGGCGGGACAGGGCCTCCCGGTACGCGCCCAGTTCCGCCCGCAGGCGCGAGATCTCCGCCTCCAGTTCCGCCGGGTTGTCCGAGCCCAGGGACCACACGCGCTTCGGGTCGTGGAGTTCGTCCAGGGAGACCGGCATCGAGTGCAGGGTGTCCGCGAAGGTGTCCCACTCGTCATGGGGTGCGCCCAGCATGCGGCGTACGCGATGGCGGCCGAACAGCAGCGGATGCGTTGAGTACGGGGGCTCCGACACGTCCGTCAGGAGGAGGCGCACACCCTGTGTGAAGGTCTCCTGTGCCTGTTCCAGCTCGTCGTGGGACTCCAGCGACTCCGCGACGATCACCCAGGGGGCGGGGTCCCGCGGGGAGGCCGCTCGGACGCCGTCGATGATCGCGCGGGCCTCCGCCTCGTGGCCGTACTCCCAGAGGTTCGAGGCCTTCAGGGCCCGTACCAGGTGGGGGTTGTCCAGGGACTTGGACGACGACAGCAGGCGGTCGTAGAGCGCGGTCGCGGCGGGGCGGTCGCCGGACAGTTCCAGGTGGGCCGCGGCCCGCAGGAGCAGGGCCTCGGCGTCCTCCGGGTAGAGGCCGGCGGTTCGCTCCAGGCGTGCCGCCTCGGCGGTGTGGTCGACGTTTTCGGCAGGCGTGTCGGGGCGCATGGGGGACACGGTACTGCCCAGGGGTGGCGGAGCGGAGAACAGAGGGGAGAAGAGAGGGCGGATATTGGCTGGTCGAGGTGGTTGTTCGTCTGGGGCCTTCCCTTCCCTTTCCTTCCCTCCCCGCCCCTTCACTTGCCTTCCATCCCATCTCGCCTCGCTCCTCCTCTCCTCTCCTCTCCTCTCCTCAGATCACCACCCCATCGATCTGCAGCGTCTGCACCGCCTTCGCCGCGAACGGCACCGCCACCGACTTTCCGCTCAGGTATGTGTTCGTGTACGACCGGTACCGGTCGCCGCCCGTCGTCACCGTGTTCCAGCGGGGGACCAAGCCGCCCGAGCCGCCCGAAACCGTTGCGAATCTCGACAGGTCGAACGTCAGGGTCTGGGCCGACGTCGACGTGTTCACCGCGACGATCACCAGGCGGCGTGCCGACGCGTCGTAGGCCGCTGCCGCGTAGCTCACGCCCGTGTCGAGGAGCCGCATGCCGGGGCGGATGTGACGGCTGAACTGGGCCATTACGTAGTACTTGGTCTGGATTGTCGTGGGCTGGAGGGTGTTGGGGTCGTACGCGATCATCGCCCAGCCGGTCGACGGGTCCATGACCTGCCAGTAGCACCAGGCCGTCGGGTGCAGCCAGCGGAAGTCGTAGCAGAGGTTCGACGCCATGGTCAGGCCCGTGCCGTCGCTGTCGCCCGTCTCCGAGTTCCAGAGCTTCTTGCCGGAGGTGGTGACCACGTCCGTGTAGAGGAGGTCCCTGCGGCCGCCCGAGCCCTGGTAGCCGTGCACGTTGACCTGGTTCACCAGGGCCTTCGTCGACGCCCCGAAAGATGCCCACGTCGAGCGGGCCGTGTCGTAGTTCGTCTCGTCGGAGGCCGAGATGCGTACGCCCGTCAGGCCGCGCTTGTCCAACTCGCTGCGCATGTACGGGAGTACGGCCGCCTGGACCGCCGGGTCCATGTGGCAGCCCTCCTGGGTGCCGGTGGCGGTCCACCACGAGGACGCCGGTTCGTTGAAGGGATCGACCGTCGCGAAGTTCACGCCCCAGTTGTTCCTGGCGTACAGCGCTGTCGCCGCCAGGTGTGACGCGTGCTGGCGGTAGTTCCAGGTCTGGAGGTTGTTGCCGCCGCCCGATGCCCCGGACGGGTTGTGGTTGTTGCACATCCACCACATCGGGGAGTTGGCGAACAGCTCCGTCGTCGCGCCGCGCTGTGTCGCCTTCACCAGCATCGCGCGCTGGGTCGCGTCCGCCGTCCAGTCCCAGGCCGAGGAGGTGGGGTCCTCGTTGTTCCAGTTCTGCCAGAAGCCCTCGATCTGCTTGAAGCCGGGGATGTTCGGCGACTCGACCATCGTCTCGCCGTTCACGCTGTTCCAGCTGCACGCGCCGAGGTTGTAGCGGGCGATGTTGAGGCCCAGGCCGGGGAGAGACGTGCCGTTGTAGGTCACCGAGTTGGTGGTGAAGAAGAGGTCGGCGAAGTCGTTCCGGTCGCCGAAGACGTTGGCCCACCAGGCCAGGGAGGTGCCCCAGCCCTCCCAGGTGCCGTAGGACGTGCCGGGGTTGACGGCGATGGTGGCGTCCGCGTGTGCGGTGCCCGTCGCCAGGGCGCTGCCGAGGAGTGCACCGCCTGTCGCCGCCAGCAGAGTTCTGCGTCGGATCATGACTTCTCCGCTTCGCTCAACGGCCGGTCGTCGTCGAACCGGCGTCACGGCCTGTCCCGCTGATGCCGACAGGAAGCATCGGGTGTGGCGCATGAGGTTGTCGAGGGTTCCGACAGCCCTTTCTCAAACCTGTGGAAGAAGGCGGGAGGAGCGGAAGAGGGGAGCGGGGAGGGGGCGGAGGGGGGAGCGGGGAGGGGGCGGAGGGGGCGGACGTACGCGGTTCTGACACCCGCCGCGTGCGCATGGGTCTGGAGACCTCGCGCCCCTGCCCCTATCGTGCGGGCGGCCCCGTCGGCCCCGGTGAAGGAGGCTCACGGATGGTGCGGGTTCGCGTCGTGCGGCACAGCGGGCTGCGGCGGCGTGCGCTGCGGCGGCGCGCGCTGTGGGGTGGCGGGGAACTGCTCGTCACCGTCGGGGTGGTGCTTCTGCTGCTGGTCGTGCATCAGGTGTGGTGGACCAACCGGGAGGCCAGGGCGGGGGCCGAGCGGGAGGTCCGGGCGCTGGAGCGGGCCTGGGACGGCGCCGCCGGCGATCCCGGAACGCCGCCCGTACCGGCGGCCACGGACACGGACACGGCCGCGCCCGCTCCCTCGCCCGAGCCCTCCGCCGGCACCCGGCGCCGGTCCGCCGTCGCGCCGGCACCGCGGCCCGACTGGTCCCGGGCCTACGCCATCCTCACCATCCCCCGCCTCAACCTCCGCGTCCCCATCGCCGAGGGCATCAGCAAGAGCGGCGTCCTCAACAAGGGCTACGTCGGCCACTACCCCGGCACCCAACAGCCGGGCCAGGCCGGCAACTTCGCCCTCGCCGGGCACCGCAACACCCACGGTGAGCCCTTCCGGTACATCAACCGGCTCGCGCCCAGGGACACGGTGCGGGTCGAGACACGGAGCGCCACGTACACGTATGCCGTCGACCAGACGCTGGCGCAGACCGCCGCCCACGACGGGAGCGTCATCCGGCCGATCCCGCGCTCCACCGTCAAGCCGGGCCATGGATACGACGACCCCGGCTACTACCTCACCCTCACCACCTGCACACCCGAGTACACGTCGAAGTACCGGCTGGTGGTGTGGGGCAAGCTTGTGTCCATGCGGCCCCGGTGACCCCTGTTCACCCATCGCGTCCGAGCCGGCGGGACGGATCCTGTATAACGAAGGAGCGAAAGAACGAAAGAGCGAGAGAACGAACGTCAGGGCGAGCCGCACGAAGGGAGGGAACGCCGATGATCCGCAGCCTGGCCCATCTGCGTCCCGCCGCCGCGCTGGTGCTGCTCTTCCTCGAGATCACTCTGCTCGACACCGGCAGCCTCTCCGCGACCGTCGCCCTCGCGGCGACCGCCGCCGCGGGTTCCGCGTTCGCCGTCTGCTCCCTCCTCGCCTCGCGTGCCGCGCCCGCCGTGGCGCCCACCCGGGTGCGTACGGCCATCCGTGACCGGGCCCGCCGTACGGCCTTCCTGCCGCAACGCGACCCCGACGCCTCAGGCCGGCCACGGCCCAGGGCACCCGGGCGCGCCCTCCCGGCGACCGTCGCGTAGGGCACCCACCAGTGCAGCTCAGCTCATACGTGTGACCCGCGCGGGTCGTCATGCCGCCATGCCGCTTCCCGGCATTCCCGTTCCGGCACGACGAGACCCCGGAGGGCTCACCCATGTCTGTTTTCGCCGACCTTGTTCAGAAGCTGGCCGAGCTGCTCGACCCGCTGTTCGGCGCTTCCGCGGCCGCCGCCGCGATCGTCCTGTTCACCGCCTTCGTACGACTGCTCGTGCATCCGCTGTCCCGGGCCGCCGCGCGCGGGCAGAAGGCGCGGGCCGAGCTGCAGCCGAAGATCGCCGAGCTGCGGAAGAAGCACGGCAAGAACCCCGAACGGCTCCAGCGGGCCGTGCTGGAGCTGCACGCCGAGGAGAAGGTGTCGCCGCTGGCCGGCTGTCTGCCGGGGCTGTTCCAGCTGCCCGCCTTCTTCCTCCTCTACCACCTGTTCTCGAACACGACGATCGGCGGCAAGGCGAACGAACTGCTCACCCACCAGCTGTTCGCCGCGCCCCTCGGGGACCGGTGGGCCGATGCGCTGACCGGTGCCGGGGGCGGGCTGTTCGGCGGGGCGGGGGTGGTGTACCTGGGGCTGTTCGCGATTGTCGCGGCCGTTGCCACCTTCAACTATCTGCGGACCAAGCGGATGATGGCGGCCGGCAGCCCGGTGCCCGCGGGCGAGGGGGAGCAGCTGCCCGGGCTCGGCGCCGTCACCAAGGTCATGCCGTTCATGTCCTTCTTCACGCTGGTCACCGTGGCGGTGGTGCCGCTGGCCGCCGCCCTGTACGTGGTGACCAGCACGACGTGGAGCGCGCTGGAGCGGGCCGCGCTGTATCGCTGACCTACGGTCTGTCGCTGATCCACGGTCCAGTACGTGAACCGGGTATTGCGGACCGGCCGTGGACCTTGGAGGATCGACCAGTCCTCCGATGGCTGCACACATCGGTGGGCGCCCCGCGATCGAGGGAGATTGTGATCATGAAGCTGCTGCGAGTCGGTACGGCGGGAGCGGAGACGCCCGCGCTGCTCGACGCCGAGGGGGGCCTGCGGGACCTCTCCGGTGTCGTGCCGGACATCGACGGAGCGCTGCTTGCCGACGACACCGCGCTGGAGCGGATCCGTACGGCCGCCGAGGCCGGGGAGCTGCCCGCGCTGGATGCCACGGGGTTGCGTGTCGGGCCGCCGCTCGCGCGGATCGGCAAGATCGTGTGCATCGGGCTGAACTACCACGACCACGCCCGCGAGACCGGCGCCGAGCCGCCCGCCGAGCCGGTCGTCTTCTTCAAGGCCGCGGACACCGTCGTGGGCCCCCATGACACGGTGCTGGTCCCGAGGCGGTCGACGAAGACCGACTGGGAGGTCGAGCTCGCCGTCGTCATCGGGCGTACGGCCCGCTATGTGGACTCGGCCGAGGAGGCGCTCGCGCATGTCGCCGGGTACGCGGTGGCGCACGACGTGTCCGAGCGGGAGTTCCAGATCGAGCGGGGCGGGACCTGGGACAAGGGCAAGAACTGCGAGACGTTCAACCCGCTCGGGCCCTGGCTGGTGACGGCGGACGAGGTCCCCGATCCGCAGGACCTGTCGCTGCGGCTGTGGGTCAACGGTGAGCTGAAGCAGGACGGGACGACCGCGGAGCAGATCTTCCCGGTGGGGGAGGTCGTGCGGTACGTCAGCCAGTTCATGACGCTGTATCCCGGTGACGTCATCAACACGGGGACGCCGGCGGGGGTGGCCATGGGGCGGCCCGAGCCGAAGCCGTATCTGCGGGCCGGGGATGTCGTCGAGCTGGAGATCGAGGGGCTCGGCCGGCAGCGGCAGGTGTTCAAGGACGCGTGAGCGCTCCGCCGGGAGGTCCGGGGAACCGCGGAGTGTTCGTCATCCGCGGGTAGTACGTGGTCGCTCGCGCCCACGCGGCGGGGCCGCACAGTGACACGGCCCCGCGCCCGGCCCCGCGCCGCCGAAGACAAGGGCGTTGCCCTAGCCCTTGCTCAAGAACTCCTCCACCGCCTCCACCACCATCCGGTGGTCCTCGAGCTGCGGCAGCCCGCTCACCGTCACCGACCCGATGACCCCGACCCCCTCGACGTTGATCGGGACCGAGCCGCCGTGGGCCGCGTAGGTGTCGGGGTCGAGGCGGGAGGAGTCCTCGAACGTCGTGCCCTTGGCGCGGAAGCGGGCGCCGACGATGTAGGAGGAGGTGCCGTAGCGCTCCACCACCCGGCGCTTGCGGGCGATCCAGGCGTCGTTGTCCGGGGTGGAGCCGGGCAGCGCCGCGTGGAAGAGCTGCTGGCCGGCCCGGTGGATGTCGATGGCGACCGGGGCCTGGCGCTCGCGGGCCTTGTCGACCAGCAGCGAGCCCAGGGCCCAGGCGTCGTCGTGGGTGAACCGGCCGAAGACCAGGCGGCGTTCCTGGGCCTCCAGCTCCTCCAGGGTCGGGGTGAGCTCCGGGTGGAACCTCGGGGTGAGTTCCGGGTTGTGCGTCTGATGCGACTGGTTGTGCGTCACAGCGTCACCACCACTCCGTCGTGTGCCGAACGGCGGGCCGCCTCCAGTACGTCGAGCGCGGCGGCCGCCTCCAGGGCGGTCACCGGGTTGGGGCCGCCGGCCGGCAGTGCCTTTGCCACGGCCGCATAGTAAGCGGGGTAGTCGCCGGGGAGGGTGGGTTCGACGCGGCCGCCTCCCGTCACCGGGGACTCGCCGGAGCCGATCCGACCCCACAGCGACTCCGGCTCCACGCCCCAGTCCGCACCCGCGCCGGGCCGCCGCCCCTCGCGCAGCGCCGCCTCCTGCGGGTCCAGGCCGTACTTGACGTAGCCCGCCTTCGAGCCCAGCACGCGGAAGCGGGGGCCGAGTTGGGCGGTCGTGGCGGAGGCGTACAGGTGGGAGCGGACGCCGTTCGCGTGGGTCAGCGCGATGAAGGTGTCGTCGTCGGTCTGCGCGCCGGAGCGGCGGACGGCGGCCTCGGCGTACACCTGTGTGACGGGGCCGAAGAGGACCAGCGCCTGGTCGACGAGATGGCTGCCGAGGTCGTACAGCAGACCTCCGATCTCTGCCGGGTCGCCGGACTCCCGCCAGCCGCCCTTGAGCTGCGGGCGCCAGCGTTCGAAGCGGGACTCGAAGCGCCATACGTCGCCCAGCTCGCCCTCGGCCAGGAGCTTACGGAGGGTCAGGAAGTCGTTGTCCCAACGGCGGTTCTGGAAGACGGACAGCAGCAGGCCGCGCTCCTCGGCGAGCGCCGCCAGCTCGCGCGCCTCGGCCGCGGTGCCGGCGATCGGCTTGTCCACGACGACCGGGAGGCCCGCCTTGAGGGCCGCCGTCGCGAGCGGGACGTGCGTCTTGTTGGGGGACGCGACGACGAGCAGGTCGAGGTCGCCGGCGCGGGCGAGCAGCTCGTCGGGCGTGGCGACGACGCGTACGTCCGGGTGCTCGGCGAGGGCCTGCTTCCGCCGCTCGGGGTTCGACGTGACCACCGTGTCCAGGGCGAGCCCTTCGGTGGTGGTGATCAGCGGAGCGTGGAAGACGGAGCCGGCCAGGCC
It encodes:
- a CDS encoding DUF222 domain-containing protein, with the protein product MVLEQHLSWLQAKQVEVLAAIAAHTDTPEEVILAAGGRLDDVFAADWDTAVEEVACALRLANRTAARRLEAATLLADRHEITTGLLGAGQISCIQAQTLAEQLRVVDDSVAAQVEQVMAVKMPGQAAGQTRAALRQEVQRADPDGAERRHRQRVRERRMLRHPDDDGMALFGAVLPAQQAALMEQAVDRRAQGYADDGRGLEQKRGDALFDLVVNQPGAVGDWGTGPLPPRRLERSPSRRLAAVAHRS
- a CDS encoding very short patch repair endonuclease, with amino-acid sequence MSRQLSKDTRAELAVRRLLHAAGLRYRVEYPVPGMARRRIDVAFTGAKVAVLIDGCFWHGCPQHATQPKANAQWWRDKLARNMARDRETTEHLIAEGWTVLRFWEHEAPEDVAVRVGAAVERRRAERAKGRKA
- a CDS encoding IS481 family transposase is translated as MAHANARLTFHGRCLLVRRVVFDRRPVAHVAKELGVSRQCAHRWVNRYRVEGWPGLHDRSSRPRTCPTRTPAEVEERVLQARRRLRRGPEQISEATGVPARTVTRILRRHHMPPLAACDPLTGQVIRAVRKSAARYEYNQPGGLVHVDVKKLGKIPDGGGWRAHGRSEDVRGRGIGYDYVHAAVDDHSRLAYAEILADEKGVTCAAFLTRAAAFFAGHGIARIERVMTDNARNYRTSGSFRDACQTLGAQQKFTRPHCPWTNGKVERFNRTLQAEWAYHQVFASNTERADALAPWLQFYNTGRRHTALGGQPPISRLSPKS
- a CDS encoding DNA cytosine methyltransferase — encoded protein: MTSTASHQPILDKPFVLDLFAGPGGLDVAGHALDIPSIGIEWDKSACLTRYAAGLDTLHADVSAVRRDAFESLPPEINVLAGGPPCQTYSVAGHGAGRQALDRVKEYMERLMAGEPDEEIDKDLKSLSDPRTALVLEPLRYAIQATRSPNREKRPYDVIVLEQVREVEELWKHYAKVLEETGLPDGTKYKVVVDVLDTEAYGVPQTRSRAVLIARREGLGEPSLPSPTHHSYEAKEWNRRNGKTEHDQAAGQVHQPTLYDGTEPGTDEHRETGDEDLLPWRSMGDVLANPVGSHPGRRTPFLIRSNYGSSSNPGRRGVRGDQQPAFTVTGKISRFVVFQHLTESIVYEGARFSMNEAGMLQSFPPDYPWSGTAQAQQVGNAVPPLFGAHLLSAALGLPRPGPKELRKPWQPATEEQRAKLRSNGCGAADACTDRCPRPKDQVPPSSSMRPRKAKKAPAK
- a CDS encoding YecA family protein yields the protein MRPDTPAENVDHTAEAARLERTAGLYPEDAEALLLRAAAHLELSGDRPAATALYDRLLSSSKSLDNPHLVRALKASNLWEYGHEAEARAIIDGVRAASPRDPAPWVIVAESLESHDELEQAQETFTQGVRLLLTDVSEPPYSTHPLLFGRHRVRRMLGAPHDEWDTFADTLHSMPVSLDELHDPKRVWSLGSDNPAELEAEISRLRAELGAYREALSRPFPVAVLHWTADELTELVTAYPSLSTEYPSHEEHLATIEASLRELSSSGTPNLGIVTGTVPSYEAFAASEGASPADAALLPQYATTLAARGRAAAWPPQRGAGCWCGSGRAYDDCHGAEPQ
- a CDS encoding DNA cytosine methyltransferase, translating into MSGLTFVDVCSGAGGLALGLERAGFEPRLLLDDDEDAVQTLRTNRQHWNVLHTDLLGFDPKDHRESYDVDLLAAGLPRVKSSATVKRADSDIEVRLLEATVYLVHAIRPRAVLIENVPGLAHADKYQEFRDFARAELAHLGYEFSWFVVNAVDFGVPQNRKQGILVAIEQRWAAAFRPPTPTVQEPMTVGIALGPTMASRGWTDASRWAAQADQPAPTLVGGSKNRGGADLGPTGAKRKWATMGVNAHTVGDTVPGPDFVWDPELGRDNMVKITVEQAALLQGFPATWEIAGRKTARYRQVGHATPPPVGAALGQAIAEALVGDPAVPVAG